GCCAGCAAGGCGGCCATGCCACCCAGACTGGTGTGAAAAAGCGGACGGAGTTTCATGAGTGATCTCGTCATGAGTATTGCTGCCCGACACCCGTTTCAACGGGTGAACCCGCATGGGATGACCCGGCAAAGGCGATGGTGCAACCATGCCGGCAAGCGATGTTTGCGAGGGCGACACCGCCCGGGAATTTTGCCGGGGGCGCAGACATTCAGGCCACGGCTTGATGGTCGGGCTTGAGCGTGCGATGGGCATGGCAAATGGCCAGCGCCAGACCATCGGCAATGTCGTGCGGGGTGGGCAGCTCTTTCATGCCCAGCACCGCCTGCACCATTCTTTGTATTTGTTCCTTTGATGCCGCGCCGTTGCCGGAGACCGCGAGTTTCACTTCGCGGGGTGTATAGTCAACCAGCGGCACACCGGCGCGGGCGGCCGCGAGCAGCAGCACGCCGCGGGCATGTCCGAGCT
The window above is part of the candidate division KSB1 bacterium genome. Proteins encoded here:
- the ruvC gene encoding crossover junction endodeoxyribonuclease RuvC; this encodes MQGCLILGADPGLITTGLGLIEARGGHCFYRGSAAIVPPRDWALERRLEHLFTATCEFLATHRPACMVVEKLIHVQNSQVALKLGHARGVLLLAAARAGVPLVDYTPREVKLAVSGNGAASKEQIQRMVQAVLGMKELPTPHDIADGLALAICHAHRTLKPDHQAVA